From the Lacipirellulaceae bacterium genome, the window TGGGGGCGAGGACGGGGGTAGAGGTTCTTAGCATGGAAAGCGAATGGAAAGGGTCGACGGGTTGGTGAATGACCAATGTCCAGGTCTAAATGACCAATTGGCTTTGGCGACTCCGGACGACATTGGTCATTTGGAATTGGACATTGGTCATTGAAGCACTAAGTCTAAGGTGCCAACCGCTAGGAGCCCAAGGCTTATCACGGCATTCACGTTGAAAAAGGCCGTGTTGACCCGGTCAAGGTCGTCGGGCTTCACCAGAGAATGCTCGTAAATTAGCAGCGCAGCAACGGCAACTACGCCGGCGATGTAGATCCAGCCGAACGCTGGGTAGGCCCAGATGAGAGCTGCCAGAAAGAGAATCGTCCCCAGGTGGCAAACCGCGGCCAGTCGCAGGGCACCGGGGACGCCGAGCTTGACGGGGACGCTGTGCAACTTGGCTTCGCGGTCGAAATCGACATCCTGGCAGGCGTAAAGGATGTCGAAACCGGCGACCCAAGTGAGGACCGCCCCGCCGAGTACTGCTGGGGCGAGTAGGTCTGTGGGGTTTGCGAGGACGGTTTGGCCGCGGATGGCAATCCAAGCGGCCAACGGCGAAGACGCAAGCGCGGCGCCAAGCCAAAAGTGGGCCAGGGAAGTGAATCGCTTCGTCAGGCTGTAGCCAAAGAGAAACAGCAGAACAGGGACGCTCAAGTATAGCGGCAAGCGATTCGGTAAAAACAACAATGTGCTGGCGATGAACGCGAGGCTCGTGAAAGTCGTGAATATTGTGACTTGTGTCGTGCTGAGGATCCCCGCCGGCAAGTGCCTTCCAGAGGTACGCGGATTCCCAGCGTCGATCTTGCGATCAACCAGCCGATTAAACGCCATCGCCGCACTGCGAGCGGTGACCATGCAGAGGAGGATGCCGAGGAGCTCTTGAGGGCGTATTTGCAACTTAGACAATTCGAAGCCGCCGAGATCCAGCGTCATGCCAAAGATGGTCAGCCTAATTCCCTCAACGAATTCTACTGTCGCGGACTCAAGCGATCTCAATCGCCAAGCCATCACCGCCGCCAACAACGCAAATGGCAGCGCGAAAATGGTGTGGCTAAAGCGGATCAGCGAGAGAAAGTGGCGGGCGGTCTTGAGCATTGATCAGATAGTAGCCCTATCGCTCCGCGATAGGAAATGCGGAAGCTGGAAAGAATTACTTTCATTAAAAAAGTAAAGTACGTCCTTGAGGGTACTGCTTTCCTGTCGCGGAGCGACAGGGCTACTCTTGGCCCCAGCGTTTGATCAGGCAGTTGTCGACGCCGAGTTGGTCGCATATTCTGGCTACGATGAAGTCCACTAAGTCGCGGAGCGTACTCACCCCGTGGTACCAACCGGGCGAAGCGGGAAGGATCACCGCACCTGCTTCGCTCGCTTTTCGCATGTTCTCAATCGCTGGTCGTGAAAGCGGGGCCTCACGAGGAACGAGAATCAGTTTTCGTCCTTCCTTGAGATGCACTTCCGCGGCCCGTTGAATCAGATTGCCTGCCGCTCCATGTGCCACGGCACTGAGCGTCGTCCCTGAACATGGCGTGATGACCATTCCTTCGGTGACGAACGAACCGCTAGCGATTGGCGTCATGAAGTCTTGCCAGTGGTGGTAATGCAACTCGCCCACCGGTCGTGCTTCGACCGACAACACATTGCTATCAGCGGTTCCGATGCCCGCCGAGGCTTGCAACAGTTTGATCTTGCTATCCGAGGCATTCGTCACATCATGCAGCATCAGGTCCGCGGGTCGGAAATCCTTCAGATCGATCGTGAGATCCATCTCCTGCTTAATGACAGCCGCGCCCGAAGGGCTAATCGAAAGATGTACGTCGTGCCCCGTGGCGAGCAGCACCTCGATGAGCCGCAGCGAGTAGACAGCGCCACTCGCGCCGGTGATTCCAATGCAGATGTTTTTCATAGTAGGCGGTAGGCAGTAAGCAGTAGGCAGTGCGGGTGCATCAGTCTTCTTCTGGTCATAGTCCTATGGTTCGAGCGACTTCTTCAATCCGTTCAGAAGTCTGCCAACTTCGCTAGCTGACGATAGCAGGGAATCTTGTTGCGAGCGTTCAATATATTTTAATCGACACGCGATCATAATCTGAGTTTCGGCCTCACGCAAAGAGCCATGTGCAATTGAGAGGAAACGCCTGAAGTCCGCCTCAGAAAAACGACCTTGGCCCTCGGCAATGTTCGATGGAATCGAAACTGCGCATCTTCTCAACTGTGAACA encodes:
- a CDS encoding flavin prenyltransferase UbiX, translating into MKNICIGITGASGAVYSLRLIEVLLATGHDVHLSISPSGAAVIKQEMDLTIDLKDFRPADLMLHDVTNASDSKIKLLQASAGIGTADSNVLSVEARPVGELHYHHWQDFMTPIASGSFVTEGMVITPCSGTTLSAVAHGAAGNLIQRAAEVHLKEGRKLILVPREAPLSRPAIENMRKASEAGAVILPASPGWYHGVSTLRDLVDFIVARICDQLGVDNCLIKRWGQE
- a CDS encoding four helix bundle protein translates to MSLVSRNYQDLVVWQKSMDFVEEVYKTANSFPSDEKFGLCSQLRRCAVSIPSNIAEGQGRFSEADFRRFLSIAHGSLREAETQIMIACRLKYIERSQQDSLLSSASEVGRLLNGLKKSLEP
- a CDS encoding UbiA-like polyprenyltransferase, with translation MLKTARHFLSLIRFSHTIFALPFALLAAVMAWRLRSLESATVEFVEGIRLTIFGMTLDLGGFELSKLQIRPQELLGILLCMVTARSAAMAFNRLVDRKIDAGNPRTSGRHLPAGILSTTQVTIFTTFTSLAFIASTLLFLPNRLPLYLSVPVLLFLFGYSLTKRFTSLAHFWLGAALASSPLAAWIAIRGQTVLANPTDLLAPAVLGGAVLTWVAGFDILYACQDVDFDREAKLHSVPVKLGVPGALRLAAVCHLGTILFLAALIWAYPAFGWIYIAGVVAVAALLIYEHSLVKPDDLDRVNTAFFNVNAVISLGLLAVGTLDLVLQ